A genomic region of Arachis stenosperma cultivar V10309 chromosome 9, arast.V10309.gnm1.PFL2, whole genome shotgun sequence contains the following coding sequences:
- the LOC130950702 gene encoding elongation factor 2 isoform X2 has translation MVKFTAEELRRIMDYKHNIRNMSVIAHVDHGKSTLTDSLVAAAGIIAQEVAGDVRMTDTRADEAERGITIKSTGISLYYEMTDEALKNYKGERQGNEYLINLIDSPGHVDFSSEVTAALRITDGALVVVDCIEGVCVQTETVLRQALGERIRPVLTVNKMDRCFLELQVDGEEAYQTFSRVIENANVIMATYEDPLLGDCQVYPEKGTVAFSAGLHGWAFTLTNFAKMYASKFGVDESKMMERLWGENFFDPATKKWTSKNTGSATCKRGFVQFCYEPIKQIINTCMNDQKDKLWPMLQKLGVTMKSDEKDLMGKALMKRVMQTWLPASTALLEMMIFHLPSPAKAQKYRVENLYEGPLDDQYAAAIRACDPEGPLMLYVSKMIPASDKGRFFAFGRVFSGRVSTGLKVRIMGPNYVPGEKKDLYVKSVQRTVIWMGKRQETVEDVPCGNTVAMVGLDQFITKNATLTNEKEVDAHPIRAMKFSVSPVVRVAVQCKVASDLPKLVEGLKRLAKSDPMVLCTIEESGEHIVAGAGELHLEICLKDLQEDFMGGAEIIKSDPVVSFRETVLERSCRTVMSKSPNKHNRLYMEARPMEDGLAEAIDDGKIGPRDDPKVRSKILSEEYGWDKDLAKKIWCFGPETTGPNMVVDMCKGVQYLNEIKDSVVAGFQWASKEGALAEENMRAICFEVCDVVLHADAIHRGGGQIIPTARRVFYASQLTAKPRLLEPVYLVEIQAPEQALGGIYSVLNQKRGHVFEEMQRPGTPLYNIKAYLPVIESFGFSSTLRAATSGQAFPQCVFDHWDMMSSDPLESGSQASQLVMDIRKRKGLKEQMTPLSEYEDKL, from the exons ATG GTGAAGTTCACAGCTGAAGAGCTCCGTCGTATTATGGACTACAAGCATAATATCCGTAACATGTCTGTGATTGCTCATGTCGATCACG GAAAATCAACTCTCACCGATTCTCTGGTGGCTGCTGCTGGAATTATTGCACAAGAAGTGGCAGGTGATGTCCGAATGACTGATACCCGGGCAGATGAAGCTGAGCGTGGTATTACAATCAAGTCTACTGGTATCTCTCTCTACTATGAAATGACTGATGAAGCCCTCAAGAATTACAAAGGAGAACGCCAAGGAAACGAGTATCTCATCAATCTCATTGATTCACCCGGGCATGTCGATTTCTCATCAGAGGTTACTGCTGCTCTCCGTATTACTGACGGAGCTCTAGTGGTGGTGGATTGTATTGAAGGTGTCTGTGTGCAAACTGAAACTGTGCTGCGACAGGCCCTTGGAGAAAGGATTAGGCCTGTTCTGACTGTCAACAAGATGGACAGATGCTTCCTGGAGCTCCAGGTGGATGGAGAGGAGGCTTACCAGACCTTCTCAAGGGTTATTGAGAATGCCAATGTGATCATGGCTACATATGAAGATCCATTGCTTGGTGATTGCCAGGTATACCCAGAGAAAGGAACAGTTGCTTTCTCTGCTGGTTTGCACGGCTGGGCTTTTACCTTGACGAACTTCGCAAAAATGTATGCCTCAAAATTCGGTGTTGATGAATCAAAGATGATGGAAAGGCTCTGGGGTGAAAACTTCTTTGATCCTGCTACAAAGAAATGGACCAGCAAGAACACTGGTAGTGCTACATGTAAACGTGGGTTTGTCCAGTTCTGTTATGAGCCCATCAAGCAAATAATCAACACTTGTATGAATGACCAGAAGGATAAACTCTGGCCTATGTTGCAGAAGTTGGGAGTTACCATGAAGTCTGATGAGAAGGACTTGATGGGTAAAGCATTGATGAAACGTGTCATGCAAACCTGGCTCCCAGCAAGTACTGCACTCTTGGAAATGATGATATTTCACCTTCCCTCTCCAGCTAAGGCCCAAAAGTATCGTGTTGAGAATTTGTATGAGGGTCCCCTGGATGATCAATATGCTGCTGCAATTAGAGCCTGTGATCCTGAAGGCCCTCTAATGCTTTATGTCTCTAAGATGATTCCTGCATCTGACAAGGGTCGGTTCTTTGCTTTCGGCCGTGTTTTCTCTGGGAGGGTGTCAACCGGTCTGAAGGTCAGAATTATGGGACCAAATTACGTTCCTGGTGAGAAGAAAGACCTGTACGTGAAAAGTGTGCAGAGGACTGTCATTTGGATGGGAAAGAGGCAGGAAACAGTGGAGGATGTTCCTTGTGGTAACACAGTTGCCATGGTTGGTTTGGATCAATTTATCACAAAGAATGCCACATTGACAAATGAGAAGGAAGTGGATGCCCATCCGATCCGAGCCATGAAGTTTTCTGTCTCACCTGTTGTGCGTGTTGCTGTTCAGTGTAAGGTTGCATCTGATCTTCCTAAGCTTGTTGAAGGTCTCAAGAGGTTGGCCAAATCAGATCCTATGGTTCTCTGTACTATTGAGGAGTCAGGAGAGCACATTGTTGCTGGTGCTGGTGAGCTTCATTTAGAAATTTGCTTGAAGGACTTGCAAGAAGATTTCATGGGAGGAGCTGAGATCATCAAGTCTGACCCTGTTGTGTCTTTCCGTGAGACTGTTCTGGAGAGGTCATGCCGCACTGTCATGAGCAAGTCACCCAACAAGCACAACCGTCTCTATATGGAAGCTAGGCCAATGGAGGATGGTCTTGCAGAGGCCATTGATGATGGCAAGATTGGACCAAGAGATGATCCCAAAGTCCGCTCCAAGATCTTGTCTGAAGAGTATGGTTGGGACAAGGATCTTGCCAAGAAAATCTGGTGTTTTGGCCCTGAAACCACTGGACCCAACATGGTGGTTGATATGTGTAAGGGAGTCCAGTACTTGAATGAAATCAAGGACTCCGTGGTTGCAGGCTTCCAGTGGGCTTCAAAGGAAGGTGCTCTGGCCGAAGAAAACATGAGAGCTATCTGCTTTGAAGTCTGTGATGTTGTCCTTCATGCTGATGCTATCCATAGAGGTGGTGGTCAGATTATTCCTACTGCCAGGAGAGTCTTCTATGCTTCCCAGTTGACCGCCAAGCCCAGGCTTCTTGAGCCTGTCTACTTGGTTGAAATCCAAGCTCCTGAACAAGCTCTTGGCGGTATTTACAGTGTTCTGAACCAGAAGCGTGGACATGTGTTTGAGGAAATGCAGAGGCCTGGTACCCCGCTCTACAATATCAAGGCCTACCTCCCTGTCATTGAGTCCTTCGGATTCTCCAGCACCTTGAGAGCTGCAACTTCTGGTCAAGCTTTCCCACAATGTGTCTTTGATCATTGGGACATGATGTCTTCTGATCCATTGGAGTCCGGATCCCAAGCTTCACAACTGGTCATGGATATCCGCAAGAGGAAAGGTTTGAAGGAGCAAATGACCCCCCTCTCCGAGTACGAGGACAAGCTTTAA
- the LOC130950702 gene encoding elongation factor 2 isoform X1: MYLQVKFTAEELRRIMDYKHNIRNMSVIAHVDHGKSTLTDSLVAAAGIIAQEVAGDVRMTDTRADEAERGITIKSTGISLYYEMTDEALKNYKGERQGNEYLINLIDSPGHVDFSSEVTAALRITDGALVVVDCIEGVCVQTETVLRQALGERIRPVLTVNKMDRCFLELQVDGEEAYQTFSRVIENANVIMATYEDPLLGDCQVYPEKGTVAFSAGLHGWAFTLTNFAKMYASKFGVDESKMMERLWGENFFDPATKKWTSKNTGSATCKRGFVQFCYEPIKQIINTCMNDQKDKLWPMLQKLGVTMKSDEKDLMGKALMKRVMQTWLPASTALLEMMIFHLPSPAKAQKYRVENLYEGPLDDQYAAAIRACDPEGPLMLYVSKMIPASDKGRFFAFGRVFSGRVSTGLKVRIMGPNYVPGEKKDLYVKSVQRTVIWMGKRQETVEDVPCGNTVAMVGLDQFITKNATLTNEKEVDAHPIRAMKFSVSPVVRVAVQCKVASDLPKLVEGLKRLAKSDPMVLCTIEESGEHIVAGAGELHLEICLKDLQEDFMGGAEIIKSDPVVSFRETVLERSCRTVMSKSPNKHNRLYMEARPMEDGLAEAIDDGKIGPRDDPKVRSKILSEEYGWDKDLAKKIWCFGPETTGPNMVVDMCKGVQYLNEIKDSVVAGFQWASKEGALAEENMRAICFEVCDVVLHADAIHRGGGQIIPTARRVFYASQLTAKPRLLEPVYLVEIQAPEQALGGIYSVLNQKRGHVFEEMQRPGTPLYNIKAYLPVIESFGFSSTLRAATSGQAFPQCVFDHWDMMSSDPLESGSQASQLVMDIRKRKGLKEQMTPLSEYEDKL, from the exons ATGTATTTACAGGTGAAGTTCACAGCTGAAGAGCTCCGTCGTATTATGGACTACAAGCATAATATCCGTAACATGTCTGTGATTGCTCATGTCGATCACG GAAAATCAACTCTCACCGATTCTCTGGTGGCTGCTGCTGGAATTATTGCACAAGAAGTGGCAGGTGATGTCCGAATGACTGATACCCGGGCAGATGAAGCTGAGCGTGGTATTACAATCAAGTCTACTGGTATCTCTCTCTACTATGAAATGACTGATGAAGCCCTCAAGAATTACAAAGGAGAACGCCAAGGAAACGAGTATCTCATCAATCTCATTGATTCACCCGGGCATGTCGATTTCTCATCAGAGGTTACTGCTGCTCTCCGTATTACTGACGGAGCTCTAGTGGTGGTGGATTGTATTGAAGGTGTCTGTGTGCAAACTGAAACTGTGCTGCGACAGGCCCTTGGAGAAAGGATTAGGCCTGTTCTGACTGTCAACAAGATGGACAGATGCTTCCTGGAGCTCCAGGTGGATGGAGAGGAGGCTTACCAGACCTTCTCAAGGGTTATTGAGAATGCCAATGTGATCATGGCTACATATGAAGATCCATTGCTTGGTGATTGCCAGGTATACCCAGAGAAAGGAACAGTTGCTTTCTCTGCTGGTTTGCACGGCTGGGCTTTTACCTTGACGAACTTCGCAAAAATGTATGCCTCAAAATTCGGTGTTGATGAATCAAAGATGATGGAAAGGCTCTGGGGTGAAAACTTCTTTGATCCTGCTACAAAGAAATGGACCAGCAAGAACACTGGTAGTGCTACATGTAAACGTGGGTTTGTCCAGTTCTGTTATGAGCCCATCAAGCAAATAATCAACACTTGTATGAATGACCAGAAGGATAAACTCTGGCCTATGTTGCAGAAGTTGGGAGTTACCATGAAGTCTGATGAGAAGGACTTGATGGGTAAAGCATTGATGAAACGTGTCATGCAAACCTGGCTCCCAGCAAGTACTGCACTCTTGGAAATGATGATATTTCACCTTCCCTCTCCAGCTAAGGCCCAAAAGTATCGTGTTGAGAATTTGTATGAGGGTCCCCTGGATGATCAATATGCTGCTGCAATTAGAGCCTGTGATCCTGAAGGCCCTCTAATGCTTTATGTCTCTAAGATGATTCCTGCATCTGACAAGGGTCGGTTCTTTGCTTTCGGCCGTGTTTTCTCTGGGAGGGTGTCAACCGGTCTGAAGGTCAGAATTATGGGACCAAATTACGTTCCTGGTGAGAAGAAAGACCTGTACGTGAAAAGTGTGCAGAGGACTGTCATTTGGATGGGAAAGAGGCAGGAAACAGTGGAGGATGTTCCTTGTGGTAACACAGTTGCCATGGTTGGTTTGGATCAATTTATCACAAAGAATGCCACATTGACAAATGAGAAGGAAGTGGATGCCCATCCGATCCGAGCCATGAAGTTTTCTGTCTCACCTGTTGTGCGTGTTGCTGTTCAGTGTAAGGTTGCATCTGATCTTCCTAAGCTTGTTGAAGGTCTCAAGAGGTTGGCCAAATCAGATCCTATGGTTCTCTGTACTATTGAGGAGTCAGGAGAGCACATTGTTGCTGGTGCTGGTGAGCTTCATTTAGAAATTTGCTTGAAGGACTTGCAAGAAGATTTCATGGGAGGAGCTGAGATCATCAAGTCTGACCCTGTTGTGTCTTTCCGTGAGACTGTTCTGGAGAGGTCATGCCGCACTGTCATGAGCAAGTCACCCAACAAGCACAACCGTCTCTATATGGAAGCTAGGCCAATGGAGGATGGTCTTGCAGAGGCCATTGATGATGGCAAGATTGGACCAAGAGATGATCCCAAAGTCCGCTCCAAGATCTTGTCTGAAGAGTATGGTTGGGACAAGGATCTTGCCAAGAAAATCTGGTGTTTTGGCCCTGAAACCACTGGACCCAACATGGTGGTTGATATGTGTAAGGGAGTCCAGTACTTGAATGAAATCAAGGACTCCGTGGTTGCAGGCTTCCAGTGGGCTTCAAAGGAAGGTGCTCTGGCCGAAGAAAACATGAGAGCTATCTGCTTTGAAGTCTGTGATGTTGTCCTTCATGCTGATGCTATCCATAGAGGTGGTGGTCAGATTATTCCTACTGCCAGGAGAGTCTTCTATGCTTCCCAGTTGACCGCCAAGCCCAGGCTTCTTGAGCCTGTCTACTTGGTTGAAATCCAAGCTCCTGAACAAGCTCTTGGCGGTATTTACAGTGTTCTGAACCAGAAGCGTGGACATGTGTTTGAGGAAATGCAGAGGCCTGGTACCCCGCTCTACAATATCAAGGCCTACCTCCCTGTCATTGAGTCCTTCGGATTCTCCAGCACCTTGAGAGCTGCAACTTCTGGTCAAGCTTTCCCACAATGTGTCTTTGATCATTGGGACATGATGTCTTCTGATCCATTGGAGTCCGGATCCCAAGCTTCACAACTGGTCATGGATATCCGCAAGAGGAAAGGTTTGAAGGAGCAAATGACCCCCCTCTCCGAGTACGAGGACAAGCTTTAA